In Bacillota bacterium, the sequence CTCAGCCAAGTATGGATGGTGTTGGGAGAAATCTCATAGCGCCTGGCAACAAGTGCGACATTCCCTACTTCTTGGCACTCTTGAATGATCTTCTCCTTGAACTCATCAGAATACTGGCGTGACTTCCTTTGGAAACCCTCCCTGACTCAATGAGACAGGCTCCCTATCCTACAAAACAAAGGTATTCACCAAGTCTTAAAGTTCAATGCGTTTGCCTAGGCGGGCGGATTCATATGCGGCTTCAGCAACGGCCACTGCGGCAAGCCCCCCCTCGCCGCCGGTGGAGATTAATCGATCCTCTAGAATACTTTGCACAAACGCTTCAATCTCCGTATCCCACCCTCCACCTTGGCAGTCGGTAATCTCCGTCCACCCGGCGGCATAGTCATCCACGGCGAAAACCTTCGCCTGTCCCTGCTCTAAGTACAGGCGTAGGGGGGTGGAATAGTCGTTGATTAGGGTCCCTTCGGTGCCATAGAGCTCAAAACCAATAGCACCCGGTTTTGTGCTCCAGCCCACCTCGATGTAGCCGATCTTCTTGGGGCCGAATTCCAGAGTGAGCACCGCCGTATCCTCCACCGCTATGTCCTTCACGTAGGTACCACAGGTGGCCGTCACTGCAGTGACTTCGCCAAAGAACCAGCGCATCAGATCAATGGCGTGGATACCCATATCCAACAAGGCACCACCGTGGGCCCTTTGGGGATCAAAAAACCAATCGGTTTTGGCGGACCAGCTTTTGTAGGGTCCATCGTGGGAAAACCTAATCCGCATAATGTATGGTTCGCCGATGATACCCGCGTCCACCATCTCTTTAGCTTTGACATTATGATTCATAAACCGGTGGGTAAACCCCACGAAAAGCTTCTTCCCCGACTCCTCGCTGGCCCTTATCATAGCCTGGGCATCCGGGACACTGGTAGCCATGGGTTTTTCGCACAGTACGTGCTTGCCTGCCTTTAGGGCAGCAATGGTCTGCTCAGTGTGGAGGTAGTTGGGGGTACAAACGCTAACCACGTCGATATCCTCCCGGGCAACTAGTTCCCGCCAATCGCTGTAGCGGTCGTTCACACCGTACCTTTCTCCTACGTCCCTCAGGATCTGCATATCTATATCACACAGAGCCACCACCTCCACCAAATCAGGAAGGCGCTTGTATCCTGGCAAATGCACGTTTTCCGCAATGGCACCACAACCAATAATTCCCACTCGCAGTTTTCCCACAGATAAACACCCCGCTCATACATTGATATATACGTGCGGCAATACCACACTTTACCTTCTTTTTCCCCGGAAGTATAGAATGGTGGTTGCCCGATCAGGTATAACCGTTTAACCAAACATGGCAGATTTGCCCTCTACCCAGGACACCCTACTCCAGGTCTAACCTGAAAACAAGGCTGGTTTTCCGGCAAACAAAAGCAAAACACTAGGCACGAAAACGCGGGCCCCTGTACGATCCACAGGACTGACGCACCACCAACTCCGGTTGGATCACTACGCTGGAGACGTCCTTTTGCTCGATCTGTTTAAGAAGCAGCCGCACCGCAGCAGCGCCTAGGTCAGCCTTGGGCTGATGGACAGTGGTTAAAGCTGCGGGCATGAATTTTGCGATGGCCAGATCATCGTACCCTACCACCGCCACATCTTCCGGTACCCGCAGACCCCGGTCCAAGACAGCCTGCATCGCTCCCCACGCGGACATATCGTCACAGGCGAAGACCGCGGTGGGTGGGTTATGACTGTCCAAGAGCTTTTCCATGGCTTCATACCCGCTTTGCCAATCATAGTGGCAGGGCACTACCAGTTCTGGAAGCAGGGATACACCAGCCACTTCTAAGGCCAACCTGTATCCTTGGAATCTTTCCTGACCTTCCCTGGTGCGTTGCTCATGAAAGTGGGCGATTCGGGTATGACCCAATTCCAACAGGTGTTTTGTGGCCATATAGCCCCCGGCCTCATTATCTACCAGAACGTAAGGCGAGTTCACCTGGGGATGGTTGGAACACAACTGCACGATTTTAATCCCCCGGTGGATGAGGTCATTGAGGTATTCTATCCCCTCGCGGCTAGAACAGAAAGAGGAAGCCCCAGGCATGTAGATGATTCCATCTACCCGCTTGCGCCGCAGCGCTTCAAACCCGGCCTTTTCCTTAGTGACACTATCACCAGTGCTGTAAAACAGTAGGCTGTAATCAGATTTGTCCGCCTCATCCTGGATTCCTTGGACAATCTCCGCCATGAAGGAAGCAGCAAGACTGGAAACCACAACGCCCAGCAGGAACGTCTGTTTCCGGGCCAAGGCCCGGGCACTGACGTTAGGTTCATAGTTGAGCCTCTTAATGGCTGCGAGCACCCGCTTACGGGTAGCGTCACTCACCCTCTGCTGGTATGTGTTGTT encodes:
- a CDS encoding transposase: MIQECQEVGNVALVARRYEISPNTIHTWL
- a CDS encoding Gfo/Idh/MocA family oxidoreductase; the encoded protein is MGKLRVGIIGCGAIAENVHLPGYKRLPDLVEVVALCDIDMQILRDVGERYGVNDRYSDWRELVAREDIDVVSVCTPNYLHTEQTIAALKAGKHVLCEKPMATSVPDAQAMIRASEESGKKLFVGFTHRFMNHNVKAKEMVDAGIIGEPYIMRIRFSHDGPYKSWSAKTDWFFDPQRAHGGALLDMGIHAIDLMRWFFGEVTAVTATCGTYVKDIAVEDTAVLTLEFGPKKIGYIEVGWSTKPGAIGFELYGTEGTLINDYSTPLRLYLEQGQAKVFAVDDYAAGWTEITDCQGGGWDTEIEAFVQSILEDRLISTGGEGGLAAVAVAEAAYESARLGKRIEL
- a CDS encoding LacI family transcriptional regulator — its product is MVSLKDVAKEAGVSVCTVSRVINNTYQQRVSDATRKRVLAAIKRLNYEPNVSARALARKQTFLLGVVVSSLAASFMAEIVQGIQDEADKSDYSLLFYSTGDSVTKEKAGFEALRRKRVDGIIYMPGASSFCSSREGIEYLNDLIHRGIKIVQLCSNHPQVNSPYVLVDNEAGGYMATKHLLELGHTRIAHFHEQRTREGQERFQGYRLALEVAGVSLLPELVVPCHYDWQSGYEAMEKLLDSHNPPTAVFACDDMSAWGAMQAVLDRGLRVPEDVAVVGYDDLAIAKFMPAALTTVHQPKADLGAAAVRLLLKQIEQKDVSSVVIQPELVVRQSCGSYRGPRFRA